One Stenotrophomonas maltophilia DNA window includes the following coding sequences:
- a CDS encoding MarR family winged helix-turn-helix transcriptional regulator: MDLQHATLGTLLRALLDQLDPAVEQAYRDLKLDYRPRYTPVLRTLMAQGPCRIKDLALACGLSHSALSQTVSAMVRDGWLHAAVGEDSRERILQLSPRALQALPALQAQWQATARAARSLDADLGQSLEQVLRDALQALEQRPFAQRLHDARQR; this comes from the coding sequence ATGGATCTCCAACACGCCACCCTGGGAACGCTGCTGCGGGCCCTGCTCGACCAGCTCGACCCGGCGGTCGAACAGGCCTACCGCGACCTGAAGCTGGACTACCGGCCGCGCTACACCCCGGTACTGCGCACGCTGATGGCGCAAGGCCCCTGCCGCATCAAGGACCTCGCACTGGCCTGCGGGCTCAGCCATTCGGCGCTCAGCCAGACGGTTTCAGCAATGGTGCGCGACGGTTGGCTGCACGCTGCGGTCGGTGAAGACAGCCGTGAGCGCATCCTGCAATTGAGCCCGCGCGCACTGCAGGCGTTGCCGGCGCTGCAGGCGCAGTGGCAGGCCACGGCGCGCGCGGCGCGCAGCCTCGATGCCGATCTTGGGCAGTCGTTGGAGCAGGTGCTGCGCGACGCACTGCAGGCGCTTGAGCAGCGGCCGTTCGCACAGCGACTGCACGACGCACGCCAACGCTGA
- a CDS encoding NAD-dependent epimerase/dehydratase family protein produces MKILLTGSSGRIGRAIFGALAAAHEVVGLDRSPFATTRIIADVTDRQAVTRAVQGVDAVIHTAALHAPHVGLVPDAVFQQINVEATAHLLQAAREAGARRFVLTSTTALYGHAVVAGGCRWIDEDTEPLPRTIYHRSKLQAEALAEAAAAPGFSVRVLRMARCFPEPPERMAMFRLHRGIDARDVASAHAALLHDEGAAFARYIACAPTPFLREDCLELATQPRRVLARRAPQLLAEFERRGWPLPLSIDRVYDSARMRSALGWQPRFGPDDVLQQYAAGSIEVLPRAEWIKDRVAE; encoded by the coding sequence ATGAAGATTCTGTTGACCGGCAGTTCCGGGCGGATCGGACGCGCGATCTTCGGCGCGCTGGCGGCGGCCCATGAAGTGGTGGGGCTGGACCGCAGTCCGTTCGCCACTACGCGCATCATTGCCGATGTCACCGATCGTCAGGCGGTCACGCGGGCGGTGCAGGGCGTCGACGCGGTCATCCATACTGCGGCGCTGCACGCCCCGCACGTCGGCCTGGTGCCGGATGCGGTATTCCAGCAGATCAATGTGGAGGCGACCGCGCACCTGTTGCAGGCTGCCCGCGAGGCAGGTGCACGCCGCTTCGTACTGACCAGCACCACCGCCCTCTATGGTCACGCGGTGGTGGCCGGCGGCTGCCGCTGGATCGATGAGGACACCGAACCCCTGCCGCGCACCATCTACCATCGCAGCAAGCTGCAGGCAGAGGCGTTGGCTGAAGCCGCTGCGGCGCCGGGCTTCAGCGTGCGCGTGCTGCGCATGGCTCGCTGCTTCCCCGAGCCACCGGAGCGGATGGCGATGTTCCGCCTGCACCGCGGCATCGACGCGCGCGACGTGGCCAGCGCACATGCCGCGCTGCTGCACGATGAGGGCGCTGCCTTCGCACGCTACATTGCCTGCGCACCGACGCCGTTCCTGCGCGAAGACTGCCTGGAACTGGCCACCCAGCCGCGCAGGGTGCTGGCCCGCCGCGCCCCACAGCTGCTGGCCGAGTTCGAGCGCCGTGGCTGGCCGCTGCCGTTGAGCATCGACCGCGTCTACGACAGTGCACGGATGCGCAGCGCACTGGGCTGGCAGCCGCGCTTTGGCCCGGACGATGTCCTGCAGCAGTACGCCGCTGGCAGCATCGAAGTACTGCCGCGGGCGGAATGGATCAAGGACCGCGTGGCCGAATAG
- a CDS encoding S41 family peptidase yields the protein MAVSWMLGALLATSCPAQDAVLQAAATAIEAQYLDVAEGARIAEAVRGWSSQQRYVDSCADPKAFSARLNQDLDVFDGHFHVERVDASAGQDDWLMAWRADARSNGAGVREVRVLEGNIGYLRLSTFYPLDLARPKLAAAFTLLADTDGLVLDLRQNGGGDDGSADLLVRTLLEPGVTAVQVLEQRGRRTPVPLPPAGLPPYLKPLVILIDRRTGSAAEFVAYSLQAAGRARIVGSRSGGAAHMFDDPVLLPDGYQISIPDRQPINLRTGGNWERTGVMPDTPGGDDPLFIARQLLAPKKSSG from the coding sequence ATGGCGGTTTCGTGGATGCTGGGCGCGCTGCTGGCGACGTCCTGCCCGGCCCAGGACGCGGTGCTGCAGGCGGCGGCCACGGCGATAGAGGCGCAGTACCTGGACGTGGCCGAAGGCGCGCGCATTGCCGAGGCGGTGCGCGGCTGGTCCAGCCAGCAGCGCTATGTGGACAGCTGCGCGGACCCGAAGGCTTTCAGCGCACGCCTGAACCAGGACCTGGACGTGTTCGATGGCCACTTCCACGTCGAGCGGGTGGATGCCAGCGCCGGCCAGGACGACTGGCTGATGGCCTGGCGCGCGGATGCGCGCAGCAATGGTGCGGGCGTGCGCGAGGTGAGGGTGCTGGAAGGCAACATCGGCTACCTGCGGCTGAGCACCTTCTATCCGCTCGATCTGGCCCGGCCGAAGCTGGCCGCGGCCTTCACCCTGCTGGCCGACACCGATGGCCTGGTGCTCGACCTGCGCCAGAACGGAGGTGGCGATGATGGCAGTGCGGACCTGCTGGTGCGCACCCTGCTGGAGCCCGGTGTGACCGCAGTGCAGGTGCTGGAGCAACGTGGACGGCGTACCCCCGTGCCACTGCCGCCAGCGGGCCTTCCGCCGTACCTGAAGCCGTTGGTGATCCTGATCGACCGCCGCACCGGATCGGCTGCCGAATTTGTCGCGTACTCGCTGCAGGCAGCGGGGCGCGCGCGCATCGTCGGCAGCCGCAGTGGCGGCGCCGCACATATGTTCGATGATCCTGTGCTGCTGCCGGATGGCTATCAGATCAGCATTCCGGACCGGCAGCCGATCAATCTGCGCACCGGCGGCAACTGGGAAAGGACCGGTGTCATGCCTGATACGCCGGGCGGTGATGATCCGCTGTTCATCGCGCGGCAGCTGCTGGCCCCGAAAAAGTCGTCAGGATGA